From the Oryzias latipes chromosome 22, ASM223467v1 genome, one window contains:
- the gnmt gene encoding glycine N-methyltransferase, translated as MSVDSVFRTRSLGVAAEGLPDQYADGKAAKVWELYIGDTQSRTQEYKSWVVSLLKQHGVRTVLDVACGTGVDSIMLVEEGFNMVSVDASDKMLKYALKARWDRRKESAFDQWVIEEANWLTLQADIHKPADGYDAVICLGNSFAHLPDFKGDQSEQKLALHNIASMVRPGGILIIDHRNYDYILETGRAPQGKNIYYKSDLTQDITTSVLWVNSKPHMITLDYTIHVPQAEHNNLPEVSKFRLSYYPHRLDNFRELLKEAFSGKMEHSVYGDFQTYVPGRSQPPCYFIHVCKKAA; from the exons ATGTCGGTAGACAGTGTGTTTCGGACTCGGTCTCTCGGTGTAGCCGCCGAGGGGCTTCCTGACCAGTACGCCGATGGGAAAGCAGCGAAGGTGTGGGAGCTGTACATCGGAGACACTCAGAGCAGGACGCAGGAGTACAAAAGCTGGGTGGTGTCGCTTCTGAAGCAACATGGGGTGCGAACCGTGCTGGATGTAGCCTGCGGGACAGG agttGACTCCATCATGTTGGTGGAGGAGGGCTTCAACATGGTAAGTGTGGATGCCAGTGACAAAATGCTCAAATATGCACTGAAGGCCAGATGGGACAGAAGAAAGGAGTCTGCTTTCGATCAGTGGG TCATTGAAGAGGCCAACTGGCTGACATTGCAAGCAGACATCCATAAACCAGCAGACGGCTATGACGCCGTCATCTGCCTTGGCAACTCATTTGCTCATTTACCAGACTTCAAAG GGGACCAAAGTGAACAGAAGTTGGCACTTCATAACATTGCCAGCATGGTGAGGCCAGGAGGCATCCTCATCATCGACCATCGTAACTATGACTACATACTGGAGACAGGGCGGGCACCGCAAGGCAAAAATATTTACTATAAG AGCGACCTGACGCAGGACATCACCACCTCAGTGCTGTGGGTCAACAGTAAACCCCACATGATCACCCTGGACTACACCATCCACGTGCCCCAGGCTGAGCACAACAACCTTCCTGAAGTCAG caagTTTCGTCTGTCCTATTACCCCCATCGCCTGGACAACTTCAGGGAGCTTTTGAAGGAGGCCTTTAGCGGTAAGATGGAGCACAGCGTCTACGGAGATTTCCAGACGTACGTTCCGGGACGTTCCCAGCCGCCCTGCTACTTCATCCACGTCTGCAAGAAGGCTGCCTAG